A window of Benincasa hispida cultivar B227 chromosome 9, ASM972705v1, whole genome shotgun sequence genomic DNA:
TGTGAATTTTCTTGCACACAGAACTGAATGATACAGAACCAACAATCATTTACATTTCGGATTTAGAGATGGCATACCACATCAAGGTGTTGCTCTCCACTAATGTCCATAGCATGAAGACTGAGAACAGAACATGGAAGTGCAGGAAATGTTACATCAAACTGCACATCAAATCGGAATATTATGTAGATGCACATTCAAGCGCAAGTCCAGGAGCATTTCCAAGgaaataatagtaaaaaataatagaatcaaaaaataaataaatctgtgTTAACAGGCAAACCCTTGTGAGCAGAGTAGAAAACACTGTAGGGTTATATCAAGTAATCCTGATTGACCAAAAATTTAACTCGAAATATACTAcataaactaattaataaatcaataacaagtttcCATTTGGCAGGAAAATTACATTGATACGTAAGTGTTCTCCTCTTGAAGTATCAACTATAAGCTTTGTTTCTGTTGCAGTATGGACATACAAACCTGAAATTAGAAGAGCAAGCTCACACATGTTCTAAAATAGGAAAGAGAAGGAAACAGAAACAAGATAATAGGAAAATGCCAAGGAATACAAATAACATTTAATAAGgaagttacaaatttaattactCGTTAAACAAACTCATCCAAACATCTGGAAACAGTTTCACTAATGAACTCAGTTATTTTGCGAATAAGAAACTATCAACCTATGCATAAAATAATTCGAAGGTCACTGCACATCATTTCATTCCTGGATTTTGCCAAATTGAGCTAAGTAAGTTCCAAAATGTGTATGGAGAAAACTCCCAAAAGAAACGTAGCATGCTGCATGCAGAaattaaaatgagaaaatatAGATAGCGAAGAACGTACGAAGCTCGGAGATGAAGAGCAATAACATTATAATGGAGGAAGCGATAGTGATAAATCCACCGGAAAGTGTACGGTTGTAAAAATCTTCGCTGATTTTCGGATAGGCGTCCAATTTGCGAATCTTGTTCATCAAGCTTTCCATCCCGAAAGAGAGAGATCTCGATTCGATATGAAGAAACTCTTTCTAAGGAATAACTTGAACAATTCTTATCTCGCAatgtgatgaagtaatcgattGAAGATGAGAAACTTTCAGTTTCAAATCTTCAAACGCCCCgtagagaagaagaaattggATTGTCAAGGGGAAAACGACGtcaattacaattttttttccccaCAATTTTATCTCGTCTTTCTACATTTTGCTGGAAAATATTTATCCAAAAATAGATAGTAATTGGATCAATAAAAAATGTATGAATCAACCAAAAATAACAGCAATTTAACTCGCACGGcaaaatattataaatcaaCTTATAGACATTTGTGTTAATAAGCAATAAATTTGTAGTAtaatctttcctttttatttatattaaaaaaactgtAATACCTTCAAATTGAACTTACCTCAACTAACCTACTAGTGTCTTTAACAATTTAGAATATTTGAAATTACATATGCAATAAATAATACAATTTATGTGccgaaagaaatttaattattttacgtTGTTTCTTTAACAAATGTACCATAGTTAGTACAAATAATgatgataataaataataagtgtttggtttaaaataataactaaTAAGTGACGAGGTAGAATATTAAGAACGAGTGTCAAATAAAATGGGACTACTCAATTATGGCAATTCTTTTTTcttgtcatttttatttatgaatCGGAGATCAAAACTACTAGGCAATCatttttagtattaattttcataattagTAATGACTTATATGATCCTGACCCTACTATTTCTTTAAGAACAAATCCTAACATTTATATGCATCTTattttgtgttaaaaaaaaatagataaaagagaaattttattattttttaggacAATTGCAATATTATTGTATGGGCCGAGAGATAAGAAATccatagagagagaaaaatacttGGGTGCATtatcaactaaactcatattTGTGCAACCTCTAAATACGTGTTGTCATGTGACAAACttatcttttttaatatatatatatgagtaagttttttttttttttacccaagTATTATTCTAGAGAgagtataaataaaaatttataacaagACCTGTTTATGTGAACAATATAAAAGTATGCGTAAATTAtggaaaatgatgaaataaattaaaactatgAAAGAAGGATGATAACTAACAAAAAGTTTATGCTCTTGTGGTCACACCCACAACACATCAAAATTACATTCACATgcaaaaaaagggaaagaaaaaaaatcatattactaTAAGTCTACCCGACATTGATATGATATTTCCTCGAAAGAAGTCAATATTGTATGTTAATGAAAaccgtaaaaaaaaaaaagtacattgaactatagaaacaaaaaatataaaggGTCCTCAAATATATAGAGATTATTGAAGTGAAATACTAAGAGCATACTCCACTAAGTCATATAATTCGAgtacataatttttttcttgttaAGAAGTGAGGTTGATAATTTGAAAGCATACTAACCAAATTCAGTGTTTgctaataaatataatttttttagttcaacaattaAGAGATGATAGATCGAACTATCGACctttaaaatatagtaaatataATTAGTGACTCACTAATTAAGCTATGTTTGGAAAGGGTCGTGCCACTAAATGCATAgataatttctttaattaaactatCACCTTCCATAGTTTTAGATTGAAAATGGAAGGTAGCGTGGGGTTTGATAATAATTGGCCAAAGTCCAAAGCAAAAGGCAAACAAAGTCATTTAAATCCAATGCTCATGACTCACGAGAGGGGCCCAATTTCtcaccacaaaaaaaaaaaaaaaaaaaaaaaaaccctcaatTGCTTTCCAACCCCCATAATTGCATTCTcactttaaatataatttaaacaactatGCTCTTTTCAACTTATAACTATTTTCcactttattcaaatcaatcaatttattttcttagaaaaatttgaaatcaatcAATCATAGGTAGGGAATAATAAAGTAACATTGCATCATTTCAAAGGAAATATATTGCTACCAAAATCATATCATACTCATCATCATATGAAAATTTAACATTCAAGTGAAATGAGAATGTATAAATCTAAGTTCCATATATACCCAATATAGCATATAATATATGTaaagtatatttattttagttcctaTTTTTAAGAAGTTTTATGGTTCaattatacattttttattaGCCGGTACTAAAATTAGCTAATGATGATCTCATGATAGTTTACTTAATGTATTGATAAAAGTTTGGAAGAGAAATTTCTTAGACTTTTGAAGGAAAAGGATTCGAAATTCCATTCCAAATTTTGGTGAGTTCTATCGAATGATATGTAAACTTATCATCGTTTAACCTCcagaaagttttaaaatattaaaatataaggaACTGAACTATAATTGGTTAAACAAAATGGACttaattgaaaatgaaatatttctccAAGAAGAGACCAATAATATTTGCATGTCACCAACCACTAAACTTTTTTAGGATAGAAGAGGGAGAAGCCTGAAAAGAGtccctttttcttcttgttttaaaaaagtaagcatgtgtattctttttaaaagtacaatagaatcatttatttttttatatttctagtTGTATCATTTTAAATCTCAAATTCTATGAGTGAAATAGTAATAGTTTAGACATATTAGtaatttttataactatttaatttgatttatttaaatcaacTGAAATTAGATGCTCAATTGAGGAGATTCAAGAGTGTGCTAAAAATTTTGATTGGATTGATCTTATTTTGGCTTCCCTTTTGTGTAATTCCTTAGTTGATTGTATTGCTAAGGCTAGGGAGGATTCTTTTAATTTGTGTGTAATTGGATGATTTTCGTCCCATATTCATATGTTTAGCTTTGAAGGATATACTAATTTGTTTCTTGTCCATAAGGCGCAATAATGAGcttccaaacaaaaaaaaaaaaaatacaaaaacaaaaagcacCTAAATAAAAGTATGCTTCAAAAATCCTACCAAAGTAGTGAGAACATAATTCTTCACTGCGATGATGGGAACCAAATTTTCGTCCTCTAAAGAGAAAAGTTATGTCAATTACTATCATACTAAGCTCATATTGGTATCTAAACTAGTTTATAAAAGTATGagaattatatatattgaatttaaattggTCCACTTgttaaatttaaagtttaattgatacattaatcaataatttcaaataaataatacatCTATTATCATTACATTTAACTTTGTTGATGGCAAAATCCAAATAAGGAAACTCGCATGACATTCACGTGTCTTCTATAGTGAATTTATAATTTTGGGAAAGGAAAACGACTTGCAAGACATAAAGAGAAAACACCGGTGTGGTATTTGGCATAGAACCTCTGGTGTTTAAGTCAGTATTTAGCAAAGAGTCTAGAGGCAAAAGAACTTGCCTTTGGGTGTGCCTATGACCCCATATTTATATTATGGTGGATTTGGATTCCAAACCTAAAGAAGATTAGGATAAGTTCTTTCAGACCAGCCATAGAGAGTAAAGATTCCAACTCACAAAAAGTGAGCTCTCAAGGGCCGAGGGGAGCTTACCGCCGAGGTTGATGTGGTCAAGTTGGGCCTTTCGGTCCAACTTCTTTCTATTTCGTGGTCTTTTCCTCCCTTGACTTGTTTGTTCGTTTCTTGTACTTCTCTCATTCTCATGTGACGATCATTTTCCGAATTCGAAAATCTTGGTTCAAAACGACTCTAACAGATTTGAAAGTTCAGTCCACGTGGACAAGCATTTTCCATTGAAAAACACTGGAAAAATCAGAGAGAGCATACAATTATAACGTAGAGCAAAATGTGACTGTTAGTTGggaagatttgatttttttttctaagaggAAATTATTAGGCGGAAAGGAAACAGGGTGGGGGAAGAGACAGTATTGTAATATATGAGAAAACAAAGGATAAAAAGAGGAGAATATCTTGTTGTCGTTTGAATAATATCTGTGGGACACAACAGTTGGGTGGTGGTTATGTCatgaaataaaaagagaaaattatatatttcattCCTAGATTTCGAGTCTTATTTTCAAAACGTTACATATTTAGTTCTTTAGATTTTAAGTTTGAAAGGATATGATTTTAcacttgaaatttgaattttgtttcaatttgattcttatattttaagatttacgcttttaacctcaatttttttttttattaatggcTCATTTTTCGTATTtagtattaatatttattaattattaatttaaagaaGAAGTAATCGATCAAAATTTCACCATTTTTCATCcctattaaaatttaatttaaaatgtcatttcctaattattttaaattaattaataaacatttaaCATCAATAACGGAAGGTGAGCACTAATAAAAAATCgaaattaaaagtgtaaattttaaaacttagggactaaattgaaacaaaatttaaatctaataaaattgtaacattttaaagcTTGAGGATTTTGGTCCCATCAACTTTATAAGCGTTAAATAACTCAACTCTACTAACTTTTGATTATTGAAGTTTGCACAATTAAGAAAAAACTcctcatttctttctctcttttgcaCATTCATCCAGCAATTCTATTTTCACAACTTTACACTCCAAATATATACTTTCTATTATTAACATATTAAATTCATACTTAACACCACCTTAAAAATCAAATGGAAACTAGAAAGtagtaaatatatatacacttttTCTAAGATAAAAAAGGCAAGTTGGGAGTATGATTGGATAATGAAACAAACCTCGTGCTCCTTTTCCAACTTTTACCATAAATTTTACATCTAAAACTCCTTTTTTTCTCAAACCCATTTGGACGAAAAGTAAAGGCCAAGGAAGCACAGCCCCCActgttcttcaattttgactctttttttctttttccatttctaAGGCAGGCAAAAAGGAGTGTTTTGAAGTTTTAACAGATAATAAAGTAAACACTCACACACCCAACAAAAAGTAGTAGGGGGCCAAAACCATAACCAGAAATCTGAccctcctttttcttcttcttcttctcctccttcTGATTCTCTGTAAGGTTTGTCTTTTAAAAACCCCACATCCCAAAAACCCCCTTAATGCttgaaaaatcttttttttctaaGACACCATGAAATTGGGTAGAGAGAATAAAGGAATCCCTTCAGCGGATTTGTTGGTTTGTTTTCCTTCTCGGTCGCATTTGGCTTTAATGCCAAACCCACTTTGTAGTCCAGCGAGAGGGTCCGATTCCAGTAAGTTTCGTTTAAGTCACCGCCATTACCACCGGCGGAGGAAGTCGGCGGAGAGTCCGGTGGTATGGGCCAAAGCGAAGACGATGGGGTCGGAGATATCGGAACCGTCGTCGCCGAAAGTGACATGTGCAGGGCAGATAAAGATCAGGCCGAAGAATAGCAAGAGCTGGCAATCGGTGATGGAGGAGATAGAGAGAATTCATAATAGGAGGAAATTACGGAGGAGGAGGTTTCATTGGGTTGAATCTTTAGGGTTCAAGAAAGATATTATGCAATTCTTGACGTGTTTacggaacatacggtttgatttTAGGTGTTTCAGAGCTTTCCCAGCAACAGATTTCAccactgaagaagaagaagaagaagaagaggaagaagaagaaaaatctcAAGGGAATCAGGTGGGTGTTGATGAAAATGAGAGCTCAAGAACTGCATTTTCTAAATGGTTTATGGTTTTACAGGAAAATGGGAGTAATGAGTTAAAGAGAGAGAGCAAAATTCTCTGTAGTGATGATGATGTATCGATTGAGGCAGCAATGGCACCACCCAAAAACGCCCTTTTGCTTATGCGTTGTAGGTCTGCTCCAGCAAAGAGATGGTTGGAAGAAGaatctgaagaagaagaagatgatgatgatgatgatgatgaaaagGAAGAAGTGAAGGTGAAGAAGAGCTTGAAATGGCTAATGGAGGAAGAAAACAGAGAGAGATTGGTTATGGAAACGGGCACTGATTTCTGCAGAATGACATCGGACATTGCAAAAGAGACATGGGTTGTTAGTGAAAAGAGCAGGGATTTGTTTACAAGGAGCCATAGTTGGAAAGTTTGATCACTGGTTATGGAAGACATAAATTTCAGCTTCatcatccttttttttttttttttttcatgatttgaatatttttgaaaattcttgaGTTTGAATCTGAGTAAGATTGGTTTTGGTGGCTTGTTGTACAGTTAATCTATAATTTCGTTGGAGAGAATTTTGTTGTCATGTTCATGTACGAGACACGCTTGTGGTCAAATATAAGATTGGGCTGTTAATCCAAGTGTTCCATAGAAAATGATGAAATGTAATTATAGAAAGGGTTTTCTTTTTCGATCCTTTATTTGTATCtttctgtttttcttttaattaaaaagaaaacgtGTTTGATTTTAGCTCTCTTTAATCAATTGTGTTTGCATCTTTTCCCCTCTTATTGACTCCAAGTCTAATCAAATTATGAAGAAGTGAAGTTGAAGACATTGGTTCTTCTAATCATTTTTACATTTTGGTCCCTCAAAGGAGTGAAGTTGAAGACATCGGTTCTAATACTTTTTACTACGAAATCGCCACACTATTTCTAGTCACAGACTCACAGCCACATTTTCTAGGCATCAATTTTCGGCTAAAATTATaaagatttttatattttaaggtAGTTTCAAATTTCAATACGTTAAAAAGGCTTATTAAGACTCATGTCAACAAGCTTGTATTAAAAGAATTAATACTTTTTAATAAAGGGAGTTGTTATGTTTGGGTGTAATGGAATTGGAATGTAATGTAATCCAAAATTCATGTTTGGATTGAGcgtttttttttgttggagttATGATACAAAACTCATTTTGTTCCAATAATTTTCAATCCAACTCTATCGTTTTCATGCTTCACAATCCTCCCATTTTCCATCGTTTTCACACTTCACAATCTCTCATCTGATTTTCAGTAATCCCTCTCCAGAGAGTGCATAAATTTTATTGGAAATAATACATTTTTACTCTTTAGGTTTTAGCTCTAATATCTATTTGGTCCCTAGGTTTTAgaatgttacaaatttaatcattaaattttgagttttgtttcaatttaatttctaagtctcaaaatgttacaattctacttttaaaatttaaattttgttttaatttggtctatgaatttcaagattttacatttttaacctcaatttttcattaaatacttactttcaatcattgacgtcaatttctattaattaattaaaaatgaaattttaaattcaattttaaaagtgataaaaataatgaaatttaattaattatgattcatttaatgttttttaatttattaatataaattaactttaaaagacaaaaaaaataaatgaatatttagtaaaaaaaattaagattaaaattgtaaacCTCGACATAGGGACCAAATTAAAGCAAAATTCAAATGTCAgagataaaattataatattttaaacttaaaattaaaaaaattaaatgtataacattttgaaatctagactAAATAAACTAAATCCAAAAATTGGGatgaaaaaaactatttttcccaattttattttaagaaaaggaATAAAGTTATAGTACAGCCCCGCTCCACTGTGGACGGCTGTTGGCGATGGCATGCCTCTTCCAACTATTTTGTTGCTTTAAACGAAAATTTACAATCGAACAAACTTTTACGTAGGATAAAGTTCACTCTcttgacacacacacaaaaaaaaggggaaaaaaatcgCGACAAAACAGTATATTGTATACATTGCATCAAACAAACACGACAGAATAATCAGCTCGTGTGTGGTTTGAATTTTCCAGAGACACCACAACAACCGTGTAAATGGGAGATATTTGACTTGAAAAATTCCTCTTATACCCTGAGATCCACCTAGTTACATGAATAGGAATGAAACATATCAAGCTTCGATCTTTGTGCAGTACTAAGTAGTTTCCTATAATTTACAAAGGCATGAATTCGTATTTGGGGTTACCAAGTGAAGGGGTTGTGTAAGCAAGGAAGAGGCTCATACATTCATATATCAAATCCTGGCATTGCAAATGAAGCAGCAAAGGCCTCAACCCGGTTCCGAAGCTCCACAATATCGTTGTTGTTCTGTAAATTCTTCATgatatctttatgtaacttccCAAGCTTTCCTCTACGAATGACTATTTTTGTGATCCGAGCTGCTTGAAGAAGAATCTCAGCTATCGTCTCAAAATCAGCCTCTAGACAACCTCTGGTTGTCATTGCAGGAGTGCCTGAACAATAAAAGAAGTCCTATGAGTTGCAATTTTAGTACAAAATTTTCTCTCTGAGCAATCAGTCCTCAGAATCATGGGGCTTAAAAGGCCGAGTAAGCACTAAATAAGACAAAGTACATACCTATCCTCACTCCTCCGGGGGAAATGGCTCCATTGTCACCATAGATGGCACACTTGTTCACTGTAATATGACATGCCTCACAGATCATCTCATAATTTTTGGCTGGAACATAGATTAAACATCAAAGTATCAGAAATTAGTTGTCAATACAACCTCAGACGCTTTTTCCTAACAACCCACAAGGGGCAACTTTAACCAATAAAACATTCACTTGAATTTGTGTTGTCTTGACTCTGATGTTATTTTCCTCTGCACTGTACAAACTTGTGTAAATATTGAAAtaagtgtttaaaaaaaatctgaatTATGATTAAAGAGGAAAAAAGGTTGGAAATTTCTTTCTAAATGATATACTCATAGATAGACATCCCCAATAATTGAGAAGTAATCAACCTACGACTTTAGCATGGCGTGAGAAGCCAGGTTGCATAACAGGGGAAGGGGAACAGCCATGCTTTAATTCCTTCAGTCTTATCTAATAGAGACAGGACAAGGCAATCAAATCAACCCCAGAGATAAACCAGAAAAGTTAACTTGATGGTCCAGCATAAACGATTCATGATAACTCAGAAAGCACAAAACTAATCACCAAAAGTTAGTATCTAACTATATTTGCTGAAGGGTCCTATCACATTACAAGACCATAATGGaatatataaaatcaaatcaCAATAGTACCAGAAGAGCTACCAACAAAGATTTGAAGCTTCGAAATCTACAGTGCAATCAAACAATCTATCTCCATGAGGCAAATATCCAAGTACAGTACCTGTTAGTCCCAAAGGAGTAAGATCCCACAGCACCAAATGATTGTCAGTACCATTAGTTACCAATCTGCATTTTCTTCTCAATAAAGCTGATGCTAAAGCCTGCGCATTTTTCTTCACCTGTCGAATATATACTTTGTACTCGGGAGAAGCTACTTGCTTTAACGCTATGGCCAGGGCAGCAATATGATTATTATGGGGACCCCCTTGTAACGACGGGAAAACGGAAAAGTTTATCCTGTCCTCAAAATCATAAGTACCAGTACCAGTGTCATCTCCATGAGTTAAAAGCACGCCTTGCTTCCTCGATTTTAAACCCCTCCTGAAAAATATAATGCCTCCTCTGGGCCCTCGGAGACTTTTGTGTGTTGTTGAAGTAACTATATCACAATATTCAAACGGACTAGCACATTCCTGCAGCAAATACAAAGTCATAAAGACATAAATAAATGAGTGGCATACTTGGCTTACATGAATGAGTTGGTTGTGGGACTAAGTTTTAGATTGCCAATATGATATGATATATGAATTAGCAAAAATGGGAGGAAAGTTCAAATTGCTATCTTTACGGACTATAATAATTTCACCCAAGGACAAGCGCATATTTACCTTAATCAAGCTTTATCATAAATCATGAATTATGAATCATATATCTTGACTTAAAGAATTCAATCACAAATCTCAAAGACCATACTATCAGATAAATCCACACACCTTGGCTGCCACAAGACCGCTTATATGGGCCATGTCGCACATCAAAACTGCTCCGCATTTGTCTGCAATCTGCCTACACCTAGCATAATCCCACTCGCGTGGATACGAACTTCCCCCACAGATGAGTATTTTCGGACGATAATCGAGCGCCTTTTCCTCAAGCTTATCATAGTCAACATACCCAGTTAGGGGGTTCACTCTATAAGGTAGACTCTCAAAGAATATAGAAGTCGCTGAAATCTTTTTCCCAACCGGAGAATAATACCCATGACTAAGATGTCCTCCAGATGTTGAATCCAAACCCATAAGTCGATCCTTTGGGAGCAAAAGACCTGTATACACGGCAAAATTTGCTGATGTACAAGAGTAAGGTTGGACATTCACGCCCCATTTTTCAGGATCAAGATCAAAAGCGGCCAACGCTCTCGCACAACAAAGCAATTCAATCTCATCTATGTACTGATTACCCGTATAGTATCTGGAGCCAGGCATTCCCTCAGAATACTTATTCGTCAAATGACTGCCTAGGGCTTCCATCACAGCCCTGCACACAAAATTTTCCGAAGCAACTAATTCAATACCCTTGCATTGTCTCTGCCTCTCCTTCGCCATAATATTATGAATTTCCGGGTCAGCAATCCGAATCGACTGATTCCCCCATGCCCTAACCAAAGCTCGTCTCGTCTCAAGGCTCGCTTCATCCGCGACCGCAGCCCGTTTCGCAGAATCCTGATTAAGAAATGAATGAGCGTCTCTCTGCCTCTTCACACGCAAGGGTTGCCCTAGAAGGCTAAACTTCTCGTCCTCGCTATCATCATCCACAACCCCCTTCACCAAATCGAACTTCTCATCCTTTTGGTGACGAAATTCTGATGGATACGACGAATTCGAACCCGTCGAGCACAAATAGCTGGAATTGTCACCAGTCGAACTTCTAGATATCGAAGATGTGGTATGAGAACTTAACCGGAAAGAAAGATCCGATGGGGCGTGGCGAAAATCCATAAACCCTAataacagaagaagaagaagaagataatgatgatgaagaaaaggaaTTCGATAGGCACCTAGGGATAGGAGTAGAAGCAGCAGAAACAGCGACAACAACGCCTGAAAGAACTACAGTGACAGTAGCGGAAGAACGAACGGCGAGGGCGAGAGTTTGTAGACGAAGAAGAAACTTCCATCTGAGGTCCAAAAATCGCGCTGTAGAAGAAATGGAAAACgaaaatagattttattttttataataaaataaggaaaTGCAGTTTAATAGGAGAAGAGTTTAAGAATTAGCAGTGAAGGAGGCGATGAATCTGGATGCAAAGATGGGAGTGGGAAGACTGAAAAGGAAGGAAGAGGAAGGCGCTTACCGGATGACTGGAATAGCCGGTAGCGTGAGGAATACAAGTAGGTAAAGATAGAGATGGGTGAACGACACGTGTCACTCTAAAGTCTAGAAGTTTCACATAGACAGAATGACGTCTAGGTTCAGACATGTGCAAATGGGGTCCAGTTTTCTTAAGAAACTAGGCCCACTGCCAGCGTGTCGTTTCATTGACGCGACTTGGTTGGGTTGTTACGACCAAACGAAACTCGAGGAGAGAAAGATATTACAAGAAATCCctctgtttttatttatttaaaattttggttgctTGAAATTTTCAGGATTCTATTCTCTTATTTCCGACTTGTTTTCTCGTCATGGGATGACGTGCGGTGATATATAATTCGAACCTAAACACGACATGGCTTTTAAAAGTTTGGgatgttttgtttcaatttaatccaaataattttaaattatgttcaAGTATTAGGTGCGCATAGTAATaagaatgaaataaatcataattattgaAATTTCTAACCAATTTATtaagtaattttttaaattaatgacaaaattataaataatcgaatttggaattaattaaaaattaatatgtgtcccaaatttaaattgaaGATATAAATTGACGAATTCCTGCGGATGCCACGTGTAttcatcatgaccgttgaattgaatcaaataattcaatccaatttgat
This region includes:
- the LOC120086198 gene encoding transcription initiation factor IIE subunit alpha, yielding MKLGRENKGIPSADLLVCFPSRSHLALMPNPLCSPARGSDSSKFRLSHRHYHRRRKSAESPVVWAKAKTMGSEISEPSSPKVTCAGQIKIRPKNSKSWQSVMEEIERIHNRRKLRRRRFHWVESLGFKKDIMQFLTCLRNIRFDFRCFRAFPATDFTTEEEEEEEEEEEEKSQGNQVGVDENESSRTAFSKWFMVLQENGSNELKRESKILCSDDDVSIEAAMAPPKNALLLMRCRSAPAKRWLEEESEEEEDDDDDDDEKEEVKVKKSLKWLMEEENRERLVMETGTDFCRMTSDIAKETWVVSEKSRDLFTRSHSWKV
- the LOC120085807 gene encoding serine hydroxymethyltransferase 7-like, producing the protein MDFRHAPSDLSFRLSSHTTSSISRSSTGDNSSYLCSTGSNSSYPSEFRHQKDEKFDLVKGVVDDDSEDEKFSLLGQPLRVKRQRDAHSFLNQDSAKRAAVADEASLETRRALVRAWGNQSIRIADPEIHNIMAKERQRQCKGIELVASENFVCRAVMEALGSHLTNKYSEGMPGSRYYTGNQYIDEIELLCCARALAAFDLDPEKWGVNVQPYSCTSANFAVYTGLLLPKDRLMGLDSTSGGHLSHGYYSPVGKKISATSIFFESLPYRVNPLTGYVDYDKLEEKALDYRPKILICGGSSYPREWDYARCRQIADKCGAVLMCDMAHISGLVAAKECASPFEYCDIVTSTTHKSLRGPRGGIIFFRRGLKSRKQGVLLTHGDDTGTGTYDFEDRINFSVFPSLQGGPHNNHIAALAIALKQVASPEYKVYIRQVKKNAQALASALLRRKCRLVTNGTDNHLVLWDLTPLGLTAKNYEMICEACHITVNKCAIYGDNGAISPGGVRIGTPAMTTRGCLEADFETIAEILLQAARITKIVIRRGKLGKLHKDIMKNLQNNNDIVELRNRVEAFAASFAMPGFDI